The Leptospira kirschneri serovar Cynopteri str. 3522 CT genome includes a region encoding these proteins:
- a CDS encoding STAS domain-containing protein: METKPNSMSHKNNEMKISIENISSSGTLPGPAVIIQVQGDINLFSAKELKDTFNELIEKKIYILLIDLSGVRTMDSSGIATFIGAQNRLSKIPCAGLALYSLPPQIEKMLELTRLKALFRTAPDLSEAIRIFSI; the protein is encoded by the coding sequence ATGGAAACTAAACCCAATTCGATGAGCCACAAAAATAACGAGATGAAAATTTCGATTGAAAATATCTCTTCCTCTGGAACTCTTCCCGGTCCCGCTGTTATCATCCAGGTCCAAGGAGACATCAATCTATTTTCTGCAAAAGAATTGAAAGATACTTTTAATGAACTTATTGAAAAAAAGATTTATATTCTTCTAATAGATCTTTCGGGTGTACGCACTATGGATTCTTCTGGAATTGCCACTTTTATCGGGGCTCAGAATCGATTGAGTAAAATTCCCTGTGCTGGACTTGCTCTTTATTCGTTACCACCACAGATAGAAAAAATGCTCGAGCTGACCAGGCTCAAAGCTCTTTTTCGTACTGCTCCCGATCTTTCCGAAGCGATTCGAATTTTTAGCATTTAA
- a CDS encoding DUF1566 domain-containing protein, translated as MYKYFLFISIFPLFFCIKAPTKLDPPYVILQYLQNINSTAEQGQDQGNNNNNSQCPAPAGPFNPGALFDTGQTLCWDGGGFAQDCTFGLPGSDGSFNNIPNARNFVGPTQHCKFTSDYTIFDPLHGLTWKACAQGQTGSDCAGGVAVPMNWADSNGGLPGSCAELNTLNGGEGYAGRTNWRIPAVKELGSIIHYTNNPHIDNAFFPSKTFTGTSYMTSTVDSKVAGNNWAINFAITPPINVRIPSITQVTPLGLRCVSGNAMPAPSFVDQLDGTIRDLNTGLLWSQCTEGQGPGCGFTAPTAMDWNAARGNCNGKVLAGRVWRLPNINELLSIVDYSNAVLMLPAIDSVFFPITANGLYWTSTTYDSNKGFAIAISFSTGAVLANDKSGNMVTRCVTTF; from the coding sequence ATGTATAAATATTTTCTTTTTATTTCTATATTCCCACTCTTTTTCTGTATAAAGGCTCCGACTAAGTTGGATCCGCCCTATGTTATATTGCAGTATTTACAAAATATAAATTCTACTGCCGAACAGGGCCAAGATCAGGGAAACAATAACAATAATTCTCAATGTCCCGCACCCGCCGGTCCTTTTAATCCAGGTGCACTTTTTGATACGGGGCAGACTCTTTGTTGGGATGGAGGTGGATTTGCTCAAGATTGTACGTTTGGTTTGCCAGGCTCTGATGGAAGTTTCAATAATATTCCAAATGCTCGTAATTTTGTAGGACCGACCCAGCACTGTAAATTTACTTCCGATTATACTATATTTGATCCTCTGCATGGACTTACTTGGAAAGCTTGTGCACAAGGTCAGACCGGTTCAGACTGTGCCGGTGGCGTTGCAGTTCCAATGAACTGGGCGGATTCAAATGGAGGGTTACCTGGAAGTTGTGCCGAATTGAATACTCTCAACGGTGGGGAAGGATATGCTGGTAGAACCAATTGGAGAATTCCCGCGGTAAAAGAGCTTGGTTCTATCATTCACTATACAAATAATCCTCATATTGATAACGCGTTTTTTCCTTCTAAAACGTTTACTGGGACCAGTTATATGACGAGTACTGTAGACTCTAAAGTTGCGGGAAATAATTGGGCGATCAATTTTGCGATTACGCCACCTATTAACGTGAGGATACCTAGTATAACACAAGTAACTCCTCTCGGTTTACGTTGTGTTTCTGGAAACGCGATGCCTGCACCTTCTTTTGTAGATCAATTGGATGGAACCATTCGAGACCTAAATACTGGACTTCTTTGGTCTCAATGCACGGAAGGACAGGGTCCGGGGTGTGGATTCACTGCGCCGACTGCTATGGATTGGAATGCTGCACGTGGTAATTGCAATGGCAAAGTTTTGGCAGGAAGAGTTTGGAGATTACCGAATATTAACGAACTTTTAAGTATTGTAGATTATAGCAATGCTGTTCTTATGTTACCTGCTATTGATTCAGTTTTTTTTCCAATTACGGCTAATGGTTTATATTGGACCTCTACTACATATGATAGTAATAAAGGTTTCGCAATTGCTATTTCGTTTTCAACGGGAGCTGTTTTGGCAAATGATAAATCCGGGAATATGGTGACTCGTTGTGTGACTACGTTTTGA
- the tpx gene encoding thiol peroxidase, which translates to MTKVTLKGNPVQLEGKIPSPGDKAPDFKAIKQDLSEFSLKDYAGKVKILVAVPSLDTSVCALETKAFNEKAAGMSDVTTLVISGDLPFAMGRFCTTEGINSPNLITGSQYRDFSFSKAYGTHIADGPLKGLSARAVFVLDKSDTVRYVEIVPEITTEPNYTAAIAAVNAAL; encoded by the coding sequence ATGACAAAAGTTACTCTGAAAGGCAACCCAGTACAACTCGAAGGAAAAATTCCATCTCCAGGAGACAAGGCTCCGGACTTCAAAGCGATCAAACAAGATCTTTCTGAATTTAGTCTTAAAGATTATGCGGGCAAAGTAAAAATACTCGTAGCGGTTCCAAGTTTAGATACTTCCGTCTGCGCTCTCGAAACCAAAGCATTTAACGAAAAAGCAGCTGGAATGTCCGACGTAACAACCCTGGTAATCTCCGGAGATCTACCTTTTGCAATGGGCCGTTTTTGTACTACGGAAGGAATCAATTCTCCGAACCTAATAACGGGATCTCAATACAGAGATTTTTCATTTTCAAAAGCTTATGGAACTCATATCGCAGACGGACCGCTCAAAGGACTTTCTGCAAGAGCAGTTTTTGTATTAGATAAATCGGATACGGTTCGTTATGTGGAAATCGTACCCGAAATCACGACGGAACCGAACTACACAGCTGCAATCGCGGCCGTCAACGCAGCACTTTAA